One Halobacterium wangiae genomic window, AAGCTCACTTAATGGTTCCGGAGACGTGGCGTCCGAAATCGCCAGAACACGTCAACTTTTACCACGCAACCCGAACGGTCGTTCATGCACGTCGTCTCGCTCGCGCCGAGCGCCACCGCAACGGTCGCCGCACTCGACGGCGCCGACAGATTGGTCGGCGTCACGACATATTGCCGTGTGGAGGCGCCGGTGGTCGGTGGGTGGCTCAACCCGGACTACGACCGCGTCGCCGACTACGACCCCGACGTCGTCCTGACGAGCGACGACCTCCAGCGCGATATCCGGGACGAACTCTGCGACCGCGGCTTCGACGTTGCCCACGTCGAACCGTCGACGCTCGACGAGGTACTCGCGTCGTTCACCGAGATCGGGGCGGCCGTCGGACTCCCCGACGCCGGCGAGCGACTCGAGGCCGAGAGCCGCGAGCGCGTCGCGGCAGTCCGTCGCGACGCTCCCGACGACGGGCCCGTGGTCTACTGCGAGGAGTGGTCGGACCCGCCGATGGCGGCGGGCAACTGGGTGCCCGACGTGGTCGAGGCTGCCGGCGGCCGCTACCCGTTCGTCGACGCCGGCGAGCGCTCCCGAGAGATCGACGGGGACACCGTCGAACACGCCGACCCCGGCCACGCCGTCGTCCACGTCTGCGGGAAGGGAGAGCGGGTGGACGCGGACCCCGCCGCCCGCTGGGGCCTGGACGCCGACGTCCACGTCGTCGACGACAGCCTGCTCAACCAGCCGAGTCCCCGACTGCTCGACGGCCTCGAGACGCTCGCGGCGACGCTCCGGGACGACTAAGGGCCACCGTCCCCCTCCACTCTCCATGCGAGTAGCAGTCGGTTCGGGGAACCCGGTGAAGCGTGCAGCCGTCGCGGCGGCGCTGCCGGACGCGACGGTCGAGGCCGTCCCGGTCGACAGCGGCGTCCCCGAGCAACCGTGGGGCGACGACGAGACGGTCGAGGGGGCACGCAACCGCGCGCAGCGAGCGCTGGGCGAGGGATACGACCTCGGGGTCGGACTGGAAGGGGGAGTGCACCAGCGGGGCGGGTCGCTCTTCCTCGTCATGTGGGCGGCGGCGACGGACGGCGAGCGCATCGAGGTCGGCGGCGGGCCGCGACTCCGACTCCCCGACGACGTGGCCGGACGGCTCCGCGACGGCGACGAACTGGGTCCCGTGATGGACGATCTCCTCGACACGTCGGGCGTCGCGGAGAATCAGGGCGCGGCGGGCGTCCTCACTGCCGGGACGACCGACAGAACAGAAGCGCTCCGGACGGCGGTGGCGGGCGCGCTCGGACCGTTCCTCACCGAGTACTACTAGTCCTCGGCCGACGGCGTCTCGGCGTCGAGGTCGCGCTCGGTGCCGTCGACGGCCTCGGTCAGGGAGACGTTCAGCGACATCATCGACGCCGCACCGCCGGCGACGGTGACGAGGTTCTTCACGATGTGGTCGACGATGGCGACGCCGACCGCCGTCCCGAAGGCGACGGGGAGCAGCGTGGAGACGATCGCCGCGAACGCCGCCTCGTAGATGCCGATACCGCCCGGCGGACCGGGGATCACCTTCGCGAGGTTGCCGACGCTGACGGCGAAGAACCCCACCGCGAGCAGGCTCACCAGCGAGAGGTCGAGGCCGAACGCGAGGAAGACGAGGAGCGCGGTCGCCACGTCGATGGTCCAGATGAGAACGCTCGACGCGCCGATACGGGCGAACGCGGGGCCGTCGCCGGCGACCTGCTGGATGTCCCCGACGAAGGACTCGAAGACGCTCGCGACGAGTTCCGTGTACGAGTCGTCGCTCGCCCAGTTGACGACACGGCGCACGTAGTTCGAGTCCGAGCGCGCGGACCAGACGATGGCGACGACGGACGCGATGGCGAGCGCGCCGACGACGGAGGCGACGACGACCGCCTGCTGGACCGCCCGTGACTCCTGGCCGGCCAGCCCCTGGCCCGACGCGGTCGCCGCGAGTTCGGCGAGCGTCGACGGCGAGAACGCCGCGAGCGCGACGAGCACGCTGCCCGCGAGCACCGTGATGGTGAGCAGGTCGAAGACGCGCTCGACGGCCAGCGACGCGAACCCGGTCGTGTAGGGGACGCTGCGCCGGGCCTTCACGACGTACGCGCGGATGGCGTCGCCGGCCCGCGCGGGGATGACCAGGTTCCCGGTCTGACTGATGAACACCGCGCCCGTCAGGAAGCCGACACCCTCCCGGTAGCCGAGTTCGGAGAGGATGTCGCGGTAGCGGAGGCCGCGGAGCGGCCAGGAGAGCAGGTAGACGGCGGCGCCCGCGCCGACGAGTGCTGGGTCGGCG contains:
- a CDS encoding flippase-like domain-containing protein, with the protein product MSDSAVEVSVVLPAYNEAATIETTVRTTLDTLGGFLPEGSYEVVVAEDGCEDETPAIADRLAAADDRVQHFHSDERLGRGGALNAAFADARGDTLVYFDTDMATDMRHLEELVESVRSGEYDVATGSRWMPDNTADRPAKRGVPSRGFNLSVRTLLRSGLRDHQCGFKAFSREAFESLVDDVEDEHWFWDTEMLVRAQRRGFRVKEFAVDWEPKGDSKVDLVRDVFGMGSQILRCFWEFSVSPYANRRTGMVVGTLLSIAAFALMFVYIDVDAFVDAVSNADPALVGAGAAVYLLSWPLRGLRYRDILSELGYREGVGFLTGAVFISQTGNLVIPARAGDAIRAYVVKARRSVPYTTGFASLAVERVFDLLTITVLAGSVLVALAAFSPSTLAELAATASGQGLAGQESRAVQQAVVVASVVGALAIASVVAIVWSARSDSNYVRRVVNWASDDSYTELVASVFESFVGDIQQVAGDGPAFARIGASSVLIWTIDVATALLVFLAFGLDLSLVSLLAVGFFAVSVGNLAKVIPGPPGGIGIYEAAFAAIVSTLLPVAFGTAVGVAIVDHIVKNLVTVAGGAASMMSLNVSLTEAVDGTERDLDAETPSAED
- a CDS encoding cobalamin-binding protein, with translation MHVVSLAPSATATVAALDGADRLVGVTTYCRVEAPVVGGWLNPDYDRVADYDPDVVLTSDDLQRDIRDELCDRGFDVAHVEPSTLDEVLASFTEIGAAVGLPDAGERLEAESRERVAAVRRDAPDDGPVVYCEEWSDPPMAAGNWVPDVVEAAGGRYPFVDAGERSREIDGDTVEHADPGHAVVHVCGKGERVDADPAARWGLDADVHVVDDSLLNQPSPRLLDGLETLAATLRDD
- a CDS encoding DUF84 family protein produces the protein MRVAVGSGNPVKRAAVAAALPDATVEAVPVDSGVPEQPWGDDETVEGARNRAQRALGEGYDLGVGLEGGVHQRGGSLFLVMWAAATDGERIEVGGGPRLRLPDDVAGRLRDGDELGPVMDDLLDTSGVAENQGAAGVLTAGTTDRTEALRTAVAGALGPFLTEYY